tgagtgtgtctgtgtattcttAAATTTTCCCTTTTGAGCATTCATGAATATGTCATTTCTATAATGCATATTGACAGTCCAACAAGATGTGTAACATGCTACCATCAACCCTTAATTAGTCATGCTCAGCTATCAGAGGTGTTCctggagatgagaggaggctACAGACTGGCAGCGCTCAACTCAATAAGACAAATAATGAACCATGAAGTACTGCTCTTTAAAGGCCTATGAGATTTGCTGTACTTCCCCTACAGTACCCCTCCTACATTATGCAATATGACCACgctctgtgtgtcagtctgtcagtcttcCTGTGTGTCCACCCGTCTGtccgcctctgtgtgtgtgtgtgtccataacaGTAGGATTCGCCAGGCAGGTCTGGGATCAGGTTTAGAGGTCCTCTGTGTAGATGATGCAGGGGCTGCTATCCTCACTGGACTCCAGCTGGACAGTGGAGACAAACCAGCGGCGGGAGCCCGTAGCGTTGTAATTGAGCGTGGTGCGGTAAGTGTTCTTGGCGTGTTTGGGGTACACTATGGTGGTGCTCTGGTAGTGCAGGGGCCTCTGGCGCGGCTCTAGGTACACCTGGGACTTGTAACTCCTCCAGGTGCAGTTCTGCACGGCAACGACCGTCTCGCTGTAGGACGTCACTGTTGGAACGGGAGCGCAGTACACCTGGTCCCGGTAGTGCTTGTCTGAGTCATACTTCACCTCAGAGTTACACCTGGGGAGTAGAACCAAAGACATGGGATTAAGTACTGAAGTACCAAAGTACTTTGAAGagctattgtgttattgactgtatgttttgttttatcccatgtgtaactctgtgttgttgttgtttttatcgcactgctttgctttatcttggccaggtcgcaattgtaaatgagaacttgttctcaactggcctacctggttaaataaaggtgaaattaaataaaaaaacattaagtCATAGATTCTGCAGTAAATGGTATATAGCTGATCACTAGATGGCACTATTAAGTAGGGCTGTCACAATTACTGTATAACCTTGTAACCGacagttatggatgaagaccatcattattattattattattattaatttttttgggggggggcagcTGACTAAAGACCAGATGGCCGGGCATCCGTGAGGCAATTTGACTGTTAAAAACTCATAGGTACACTCGCAATGgttgcctggtattgtgatgcaataatttccatggtaatgtagaatgttcattcaaattatgttaactgatgtggctcatgcaatggaatgttttttttgtaatgtcagttgagttgaatcagCAAATCTGGGTACACTTCAttattttacttcctgctttgcaatggtcgccagtccacccattataccatcattgacttgaatggggacgcccATTCTATTCAatctatttctatggcagcacatgcagtcaggagcggaggagAAAATGTGCATCAaaatttatgatataatttatatatatatatatatatatatatatactaccgttcaaacctttggggtcacttagaaatgtccttgttttcgaaagaaaagaaaaaaaatgttGACTATTAAAATaacaaaattgatcagaaatacagtgtagacattgttaatgttgtaaatggctattgtagctggaaacggctgattttttaatggaatatctacataggcgtagagaggcccattatcagctgtcatgagccctctcactccaccgggttaccaccttaatgtgtttccactatcttccactctgctcatctctctctctctactcagcctaacgagctccacctgttcctgctctgctcggctctaattactctgccagctgcgctgcattacccactaacctctcccagtatttaaagtcccgtctttcagctctcctttgtcagatcgtctgcaaagctcacacccggaac
The sequence above is a segment of the Coregonus clupeaformis isolate EN_2021a chromosome 16, ASM2061545v1, whole genome shotgun sequence genome. Coding sequences within it:
- the rflna gene encoding refilin-A isoform X2, yielding MYPVFFGESIEVIPKPETEIKCNSEVKYDSDKHYRDQVYCAPVPTVTSYSETVVAVQNCTWRSYKSQVYLEPRQRPLHYQSTTIVYPKHAKNTYRTTLNYNATGSRRWFVSTVQLESSEDSSPCIIYTEDL
- the rflna gene encoding refilin-A isoform X1; this encodes MVGHLHLQAMDDSLKGKNREGLLDSPDSGLPPSPSPPFYSLSPGLLESRSGSCTTPVENHGYYKNESKEGKLLPYLLLNSTGTDPRARMYPVFFGESIEVIPKPETEIKCNSEVKYDSDKHYRDQVYCAPVPTVTSYSETVVAVQNCTWRSYKSQVYLEPRQRPLHYQSTTIVYPKHAKNTYRTTLNYNATGSRRWFVSTVQLESSEDSSPCIIYTEDL